A region of Chitinivibrionia bacterium DNA encodes the following proteins:
- a CDS encoding DUF4160 domain-containing protein, translating to MPIISDFYGIFITMYKGNEHNPPHFHARYAEYKAKFDFNGKIIEGKFPPKQARYIKVWAELRRESLLTDWALAMEGEEPFKIEPLK from the coding sequence ATGCCAATAATTTCGGATTTTTATGGGATCTTTATAACTATGTATAAAGGAAACGAGCATAATCCGCCGCATTTCCACGCGAGATACGCAGAATATAAAGCAAAGTTTGACTTTAACGGAAAAATAATCGAAGGAAAATTTCCGCCGAAGCAAGCAAGATACATAAAAGTTTGGGCAGAACTGCGCCGCGAAAGTTTGCTCACCGACTGGGCTTTAGCAATGGAAGGCGAAGAGCCGTTCAAAATAGAACCATTGAAATGA